From Nicotiana tabacum cultivar K326 chromosome 20, ASM71507v2, whole genome shotgun sequence, one genomic window encodes:
- the LOC107769902 gene encoding WAT1-related protein At3g28050-like, producing the protein MWSSGLLIIALLLTVECMEVGLNTLNKAATTRGMSNFVFIFYSNALALFFLLPSTFIHHRIRPCRKLNFSMFCRMLLLALLSCSVQILLYFGIEYSNPTLASAMTDLVPAFTFLIAAIAGMEKLGLKVKSSLAKFIGTITLLIGALIVTFYRGPPIFFNKSKFPKYFHQLLITTKSNWILGGFLLGSANFLLALLYIVQAWIINDFPEEFMVTTVTCGLVTIMSAVVGLIAEPNPSSWRLKPDLELITICYAAILMVFLRSLIFVWALKKKGPVFVVMVKPLGMVAAVILGVTFLGDVLHVGNVIGGTIIALGFYSVMWGKAKEEICVEDIGMDSGSATTTVPLLHRQSDNA; encoded by the exons ATGTGGAGCTCAGGTTTGCTGATAATAGCGCTGTTGTTGACAGTAGAATGTATGGAAGTAGGTTTAAACACACTGAATAAAGCAGCCACCACCAGAGGAATGAGCAATTTCGTCTTCATCTTTTATTCCAATGCTTTGGCCTTGTTCTTCCTCCTCCCTTCCACCTTCATTCATCATAG AATCAGACCTTgcagaaaactcaatttctcaatGTTCTGTAGGATGCTTCTTCTTGCCCTTCTCAG CTGCTCTGTGCAAATACTGTTGTATTTTGGGATAGAGTATAGCAATCCAACTCTGGCCTCAGCAATGACAGATCTTGTTCCGGCTTTCACTTTCCTAATTGCTGCAATTGCCGG GATGGAAAAGTTAGGATTGAAAGTGAAAAGCAGTCTGGCAAAGTTTATTGGGACAATAACATTACTAATTGGGGCACTGATTGTGACTTTTTATAGAGGCCCTCCCATTTTTTTCAATAAATCAAAATTTCCTAAATATTTTCATCAACTACTCATCACTACAAAATCAAATTGGATCCTCGGAGGTTTTCTCCTTGGTAGTGCTAACTTCTTGCTTGCACTTTTATATATCGTCCAG GCATGGATTATAAATGATTTTCCAGAAGAATTTATGGTGACAACAGTTACTTGTGGCTTAGTAACAATTATGTCAGCTGTGGTTGGCTTAATTGCTGAGCCAAATCCAAGTTCTTGGAGACTTAAGCCAGATTTGGAGTTGATTACTATTTGTTACGCT GCAATTTTGATGGTTTTCCTTAGAAGTCTTATTTTTGTTTGGGCATTAAAGAAAAAGGGACCTGTTTTTGTTGTAATGGTTAAGCCACTTGGAATGGTAGCTGCTGTAATATTGGGGGTTACTTTTCTTGGTGATGTTCTTCATGTTGGAAA TGTAATTGGTGGAACGATCATAGCTTTGGGTTTCTACTCTGTGATGTGGGGAAAAGCTAAAGAGGAAATTTGTGTTGAAGACATAGGCATGGATTCTGGTTCGGCCACTACCACAGTACCTCTACTACATAGGCAAAGTGATAATGCGTAA